CAGAGTCACCGACCGAGACAGTTTTCTCTACAATGCTTCCAGAGAGAGGACTTCGCAGTGTACGATTGTCGATGGTACCTGCGAGTGTGAGCTGTGCGTTTTCGTATTGTAATTTTGCAATATCCTTACTTGTTTCTGCTTGGTTTTTTTCTGTCTTGGTAGCGCTTCCGGATTTACGCAATTTGTCGTTGGTATATTTCGCAAGATCATACAATTTTTTTGCTTGTGATACAGCGAGAGTAGCCTGTTCTACTTGGAGACTATGGAGATTCTGGTCGAGTCCGTTATCATCGATAAGTGCCAGTATAGAGCCTTTACTCACTCTCTGTCCGACATTTCCTGGAGCGAGAATGATGGTTCCAGCTGATTTCGCGGTAATACGTACTTCCTGATCACTCGAGAGAAGAGCGGGGAATGTACTGGTTTTTTGTACCTTCCGGCTGTCTTTTGCAGACTGTACCGTTACTGTTATTGGTTGTTTGAGAGTATCTTCTTGTGTGATTGGCTCCTGTCGGGAGAATTTCGAGGCAAGGACAAAAAGAAGAGCGACACCAACGATGGCGATACTTATTTTTTTCTTGTTCATAAGAATGTAGTTAGAATGAATGAAATATTTCTTGCAATTCTTGTTCTCCAGTATCGAGTATGTGTTCTAACTTCTTGAAAAAGGCACGATGCTCGCCGAGTTCTTTTTTGGTGAGTTTCTTCTCGAAGGAAATATGTGCTTTCTCGAGTCTTTGTCCGAGATCAGCGAGACGCTTCTTTCCTGATGGTGTTAGAACGATGAGAACTGTTCGTTTGTCAATGTTTTTTTTCGCTTTTTTTCTGCGTATATACGCTTCTTTTTCGAGAAAACTGAGCCGTTGACTCATATTTGATTTTGTTGTTTCTGTTTCTTTTATTAATTCGCTCACAGTCATTTCCCCGTCATTTTCTTTGAGAAGAGTGAGAATCTTGAGCCCGATAGGGGAGAGTTTCATCGGCTGAAAAACATATTTATCGACGATAGATTCGAATCGATGAGCGAGACGAATGATAGGTTCTACTGGGGAGCACGCATCTGTTTTTTGCATAGAATAAAAAAGAAAAGAGATAAAGAGAAGAAGTAGTAGTTTATCAATGAACTATATTTTTGTCAAGATACAGAGAGAGTATTTGATTGGAGAAAAGAAATCGTATCAAAAACAGAAAATGTGATGGTTCTTTCGATGGACGGCACACACAAGAATGAAGAGAGTGATGGTATTGCTTTTCTCGTGATTCTTGTCTACACTAGGGGGAATATCTTTTTTAGAGGAATATGGAATTGTTTTTGTGGTTCGGAATCTTTATTGCTTTTATCCTGATTTTACAGGGACTTTTGTTTGCTTTCTTCGGCAGTATTGCCAAATATCTTGGCAAACAAACACGGCCGTATTCTGTGAAACGTGATGGTAAAAAAGTCCTTATCTTGGGAGATAGTGTGATTGCTGGTACAGGTGTGAGTCGACCTGAGTTTTCTCTTATTGGTCGACTGGGAACAGAATTTGATACTCTTTCTATCGAGAATAAAGCTATTGTTGGTAGCGGCACAAGAGAACT
This DNA window, taken from Candidatus Moraniibacteriota bacterium, encodes the following:
- a CDS encoding efflux RND transporter periplasmic adaptor subunit: MNKKKISIAIVGVALLFVLASKFSRQEPITQEDTLKQPITVTVQSAKDSRKVQKTSTFPALLSSDQEVRITAKSAGTIILAPGNVGQRVSKGSILALIDDNGLDQNLHSLQVEQATLAVSQAKKLYDLAKYTNDKLRKSGSATKTEKNQAETSKDIAKLQYENAQLTLAGTIDNRTLRSPLSGSIVEKTVSVGDSVSLGQLIAIVSQNSVLKVSFFIDQALRGTLTKGQKIFATTSDGTIVPLGIRNIADVADSATKRFQVEALPLKQDPKSLLSGTVVTISIDTTLTPKDPAHFILPLGAITLGQNEQSLFIVEDNRAKKIPLTLISVSGENAEISAEISDDSLIVIDGNKLVSDGESVTSRIKETL
- a CDS encoding transcriptional regulator, with protein sequence MQKTDACSPVEPIIRLAHRFESIVDKYVFQPMKLSPIGLKILTLLKENDGEMTVSELIKETETTKSNMSQRLSFLEKEAYIRRKKAKKNIDKRTVLIVLTPSGKKRLADLGQRLEKAHISFEKKLTKKELGEHRAFFKKLEHILDTGEQELQEIFHSF